In candidate division KSB1 bacterium, the following proteins share a genomic window:
- a CDS encoding TolC family protein, producing MKRTPLIRLAAGTLLRAAALSGALLLSSLTARAQDTLRLSLDSAITIALQNSKTLLIARQQSEAAQAAAQAAQTTMLPTLKAGASYARLSDVPAFAVTTPFPAPLDKITLSDPILDNYSAKLALEQPLFTGGKLKAAVDAQRAAAGVAGADLQTTRSQLIYDAQKAYWQLYKATEFKSVIDDNLATVEAHLKDVRNLVEQGLATTTDALAVEVQLADVRLTQIDATDNVRLAAIALCNQVGLPLNTPINVSTRPDRADDIEIPVRFRDGAALDQTALARRAELNAAQHRIEAGSAGVRLARAGWLPQFAGVANFSYQNPNQRYQPLTHEWNDSWDVGIAATWTLWNWGATKHQTRLARAQLAQAETARAAMQDAIRLEVTADLLHLNEARQKISVAADGARLAEENYRATREKFKNGLARNSELLDAEDDLLRARWNQTQSIVDFQVAIARLDKSTAATR from the coding sequence ATGAAACGAACTCCACTCATCCGTCTCGCCGCCGGCACCCTGTTGCGCGCGGCGGCTCTCAGCGGCGCGCTGCTGCTCAGCTCGCTGACCGCCCGGGCGCAAGATACGCTGCGGTTGTCCCTCGACTCCGCCATCACGATTGCGCTACAGAATAGCAAGACGCTGCTGATCGCCCGGCAACAATCCGAAGCCGCGCAAGCGGCGGCGCAGGCCGCGCAGACGACGATGCTCCCGACACTTAAGGCAGGCGCATCCTACGCGCGGCTCTCCGATGTACCGGCGTTCGCGGTTACGACGCCCTTTCCCGCGCCGCTGGACAAGATCACGTTGTCGGATCCGATTCTCGATAACTACTCCGCGAAGCTCGCGCTCGAGCAACCGCTGTTCACCGGCGGCAAGCTCAAGGCCGCGGTCGATGCACAGCGCGCCGCCGCCGGGGTCGCCGGCGCGGACCTCCAGACCACGCGAAGCCAACTGATCTATGATGCCCAGAAAGCGTATTGGCAACTCTACAAGGCGACGGAATTCAAAAGCGTCATTGACGATAATCTCGCGACCGTCGAAGCGCACTTGAAGGATGTCCGGAATCTGGTCGAGCAAGGATTAGCAACCACCACCGACGCACTGGCGGTCGAAGTGCAACTCGCAGATGTCCGACTGACGCAAATCGACGCCACCGACAACGTGCGCTTGGCAGCGATCGCGCTCTGCAATCAAGTCGGCTTGCCGCTGAACACTCCGATCAACGTGAGCACGCGGCCCGATCGCGCGGATGACATCGAGATCCCCGTGCGATTCCGGGATGGCGCGGCGCTCGATCAGACCGCACTGGCTCGTCGCGCAGAGCTGAACGCCGCCCAACACCGAATCGAAGCCGGTTCGGCCGGCGTGCGGTTGGCCCGTGCGGGATGGCTGCCGCAATTCGCAGGGGTGGCGAATTTCTCTTATCAGAATCCGAATCAACGCTATCAGCCGCTCACGCATGAGTGGAACGACAGTTGGGATGTGGGTATTGCCGCCACCTGGACGCTCTGGAACTGGGGCGCCACGAAACATCAGACTCGATTGGCGCGCGCCCAACTCGCCCAAGCCGAGACGGCCAGGGCCGCCATGCAGGACGCGATCCGGCTCGAAGTCACCGCCGATCTCCTCCATCTAAACGAAGCCCGGCAGAAGATCTCCGTCGCCGCCGACGGTGCGCGCTTGGCGGAAGAAAACTACCGGGCCACCCGCGAGAAATTCAAAAACGGCCTCGCCCGCAATTCCGAACTCCTGGACGCCGAAGACGATCTGCTGCGCGCGCGCTGGAATCAGACGCAGTCCATCGTTGATTTCCAGGTCGCGATTGCCAGGCTCGACAAGTCAACGGCAGCCACGCGCTGA
- a CDS encoding TetR/AcrR family transcriptional regulator produces MTIAERKSRERQEMRSLILETARALFVEEGFATVSIRRIAEKIEYSPATIYLYFKDKDEILYAVHNLGFEMLMEKFRDTATISDPFERLQAISRRYLEFAIEHPGYYDLMFIMRGPIKTIEEGSDEWNYGRKSFDFFNATVQECVDAGYLPADSREIAAFALWGYVHGVAALIIRRRCPMLDQDNIENIALASGDMLNQLIAAHKQRTPH; encoded by the coding sequence ATGACCATCGCCGAACGAAAGTCCCGTGAACGCCAGGAAATGCGTTCGCTGATCCTCGAAACTGCGCGCGCCCTCTTTGTCGAGGAAGGCTTCGCCACGGTGTCGATCCGCCGCATTGCCGAAAAGATCGAGTACAGCCCGGCCACGATCTACCTCTATTTCAAGGACAAGGACGAGATTCTCTATGCCGTTCACAATCTCGGCTTCGAGATGCTCATGGAGAAATTCCGCGATACGGCCACGATCTCCGATCCGTTTGAGCGCCTGCAGGCCATCAGCCGCCGCTACCTCGAATTTGCTATCGAGCACCCCGGATACTACGATCTGATGTTCATCATGCGCGGCCCGATTAAGACGATCGAGGAGGGCAGCGACGAATGGAATTACGGCCGCAAGTCCTTTGACTTCTTCAATGCCACGGTTCAGGAATGCGTGGATGCCGGCTACCTGCCCGCCGATTCGCGCGAGATAGCGGCCTTTGCGCTCTGGGGCTACGTACATGGCGTGGCCGCGTTGATTATCCGCCGCCGCTGTCCGATGCTTGATCAGGACAATATCGAAAATATCGCGCTGGCCAGCGGGGACATGCTGAACCAACTTATCGCCGCGCACAAGCAGCGGACCCCGCATTGA
- a CDS encoding efflux RND transporter periplasmic adaptor subunit, producing the protein MSKIRTAGITIILLAVIVFVLLSNKQHLAAISVPDVQLTIPVRVQQVQRAPLANQVSLVGMIAGASDVTIVAEAEGRITAVTAEVGDQVRAGDVLFQIEDELKRAAFATAEVNYEKARRDLERYQSLHLDSTVSDTQLEGARLAAKTAEAAFITARRQLADCRVTSPIDGVITARPLDLGTRVKIGDVVANVVDIAKLKVRVQVAEKDAFRLKPKDAVEIHTDVYRDQSFRGEIATISDKADDAHTYAVEIALSNSAAHPLKAGMFARVQFAMGDVNPVLAIPRDALTGSLRDPHVYIIDEGVARLRSVVIGDQAGTLLAVEGGLREGETVVTSGQNNLRDSANVSIVE; encoded by the coding sequence ATGAGCAAGATAAGAACCGCCGGAATCACGATCATTCTGCTGGCCGTGATCGTATTCGTCCTGCTGAGTAACAAGCAACACCTCGCCGCGATCTCCGTGCCCGATGTCCAGCTCACGATTCCGGTCCGCGTGCAGCAGGTGCAGCGCGCGCCGCTGGCCAACCAGGTCTCCCTTGTCGGCATGATCGCCGGGGCGAGCGACGTGACGATCGTGGCCGAAGCCGAGGGCCGGATCACCGCCGTCACGGCCGAGGTCGGCGATCAGGTCCGGGCCGGAGACGTGCTTTTTCAAATCGAAGACGAGTTGAAGCGCGCGGCCTTTGCGACCGCCGAAGTGAATTACGAAAAAGCCCGGCGCGATCTTGAACGCTATCAGAGCCTGCATCTTGACAGTACCGTCTCCGACACGCAGCTCGAGGGCGCGCGGTTGGCCGCCAAAACGGCCGAAGCCGCCTTCATTACGGCCCGCCGGCAACTCGCCGACTGCCGGGTAACGTCGCCGATCGACGGTGTGATCACGGCGCGACCACTCGATCTCGGAACGCGCGTGAAAATCGGCGATGTCGTCGCCAATGTCGTGGATATCGCGAAACTCAAAGTACGGGTCCAAGTTGCCGAAAAGGACGCCTTCCGGCTCAAACCGAAGGATGCGGTCGAAATCCACACGGACGTCTATCGCGATCAGTCATTCCGGGGAGAGATCGCGACCATCAGCGACAAGGCTGATGACGCGCACACGTATGCCGTCGAGATCGCATTGTCGAACAGCGCCGCGCATCCCTTGAAAGCCGGCATGTTCGCGCGCGTGCAGTTCGCGATGGGCGATGTCAACCCGGTGCTGGCAATTCCGCGCGATGCGCTCACCGGCAGCTTGCGCGATCCGCACGTGTATATCATCGACGAGGGCGTGGCCCGGCTGCGAAGCGTCGTCATCGGCGACCAGGCCGGAACCCTGCTGGCGGTCGAGGGCGGTCTGCGCGAAGGCGAAACTGTCGTCACCAGCGGGCAGAACAACTTGCGCGACAGCGCGAATGTCAGTATCGTCGAGTGA